The genomic stretch AAGAGAAGAGGAAGAAGATAAAGGGGGTAGCCTTCGCCAGATTTGGTATGACATTTATTTACCCCAAATTTTCTCTCACCCAATTCCTAAAACCTCTAATAGTTGCGCTTCTCCCCACAGTTAGATTTTTTTGTACGTATTCGTTAATCAATTCTATAATAGGAATATCGGGAAAATTTGGACTGCGATCTGCAACTACATAATTGCCTTCTTGCAACAAGTTAATTTCCAAACCGCGTCTGGTATATCGCCACAATTCAGGCACGCTTAACTGTCGATAATTATCAAATTTAGTTCGAGAAGTTATATCAATTTCAATGGCTAAATCTGGCGGCGGATCGACAGTCAAGTCCAAACTATTTTTCCCGATAACAGCCGCATAATTTTGGATATAAAAACAAGTGTCTGCTTCCACTGCCTGCCTCATGCGATCGCTCTTAAAAGTTGTCGAACCCAAAACTTCAAAATCGATCGACATTCCATCTAACAAAATTCTTACCAATTCGCCAATGATTTCTTTATCTTTTTCATGTTCTGGTAGAGGCACCATAATTTCTAACCATCCATCACTATAAGAAAGCCTTGCAGCGCGACTTTCTCCCAATTCCTCTAAAATAGTTTCAAATTGTTGCCAGCTAATATCTTTCAGCAACAATTGTTGCCCTGGTTGTACGATAATTTGTTCCAGAACTAATTGCATCCTTTTCCCCTAACCCCTAACCCCTAACCCCTAACCCCTAACCCCTAGCCCCTACATCAAGAACGCTTACCAGAAGGCTTCGTCAAAGCTACCGCTTGCGATACTGCCTCATCCAAATTATCAATCACAGACACTCCCAGCGCCCCCAAACGCTCTTTTGCCGCGTCTATCTCGCTACCCGCCAAACGCACGACAAAATAGGGGTTGTGACCGTTGCCCGTTTCCGTGCTATCTTGGC from Aerosakkonema funiforme FACHB-1375 encodes the following:
- a CDS encoding Uma2 family endonuclease; this encodes MQLVLEQIIVQPGQQLLLKDISWQQFETILEELGESRAARLSYSDGWLEIMVPLPEHEKDKEIIGELVRILLDGMSIDFEVLGSTTFKSDRMRQAVEADTCFYIQNYAAVIGKNSLDLTVDPPPDLAIEIDITSRTKFDNYRQLSVPELWRYTRRGLEINLLQEGNYVVADRSPNFPDIPIIELINEYVQKNLTVGRSATIRGFRNWVRENLG